The sequence GCATCACCGCCCGGTGTCGCATCAGGATCTCGAGGTCGGAGCCTTCGAAGGGGATGCCGTAGAGGCCTTCCAGGCGCGAGACGCCACTGACCCCGACGACGGGCAGGGCGTTGATCAGACCGGCGAGGGCGAAGCCGATTCGGGCGACGGTTTCCATGCCGCAAGGCTGGTGCGAAGCGGCGCGTTCTCCCAGGTCCAATGCGACGCCCGCGGATGGGGCCACGCCGCTCCGATCAGCGCGCCGGGAGTCGCGGGGAGCTCACTCGGGCGGAATGATCCCGAGCAGCTCGAACTCGGCCAGCGTCCCGACGCCCTGGCTGCCATCGTCGATCTGGAGGTACCCGATCATGTCCGTGCCGCCTGCGTTCTCTGCCTGGACGATGATCACCCGGATGCGGTCCGAGCCGCCGGCGTCGGTGAGGTAGGCGTACTGGGGAATCTGCAGATCGAGGGGAACGCCGATGATGCTCTCTCCGACCTGGGCGACGAACACCGCGTCTCCCGACTCGACGTCGGCCATGCTGGCAGCGCGGCCAACGATGAAGCCGCTGCTGGGAAGCACGGGCCAACCGGACGCCCCAGAGCCAGAGCCCGTGGTCTCCCCGGACGGCGTCTCGCTGCCACAGGCACCGAGACCCGCCGCGCTGACCGCGGCCAGAACGACGAGCAGGAGTTGGTGGACGGGCGTCTTCCTCATCCCGCGGACGCTACCAGATCGACGGCGAAGCGTGTCGCACCGCGCGCAGACCCAGTCGCTAGCGGTTGAGCCACCAAAGACCTGCGTTCAGATACGACGCGTATCCGACCCAGGCGAGGTAGGGGAGGAGCAGCAGACCCGCGCTCGGGACGAGCGCATGGAAGCGCCGCGCGGTCCACGCGACCAGCACCCCGAGCACCGCGATCTCGAGGAGCGCGACACCCATCCAGTGGAGCCCGAAGAAGAGGTAGGACCAAAGGGCATTCAGGGCGAGCTGCGTTCCCCAGAGTGCCAGCGCGGGACGCGCGGCCTCACGTTCGTGGCGAACCCGCCAGATCCACCACGCCGCGACGGCGATCGCGAGGTACAAGACTGTCCACACCGGTCCGAACACCGCGTTCG comes from Myxococcota bacterium and encodes:
- a CDS encoding TspO/MBR family protein, with the protein product MQHIGALLVFLALVFAAGGFGAQFTPGEWYAALRKPPGTPPNAVFGPVWTVLYLAIAVAAWWIWRVRHEREAARPALALWGTQLALNALWSYLFFGLHWMGVALLEIAVLGVLVAWTARRFHALVPSAGLLLLPYLAWVGYASYLNAGLWWLNR